The genomic region gggagcgtTAGACATGTGGTATCTGGATGACGAGACGTCTCAGCCTCCGCTGAGCACCGCCAGCCTCAAGCCTGGGCGAAAGGTTGGCGCTCCTGTGATCACCATGAAGGCGTTGCGCGAGTTGGGCGTCGTCCTTTTCCGCGTCAGTATGAGCGACTTCTCCGTGGTGAGGCAGATCATCAAGGAACGAGAATACAAGCACACCGACGAGGTCAAAATCTCGCAGACCGCCAAGGACGACAGCTTTCTCGAGCGGTGGTATCAGGAACACTACACCGAGGACGAGCAGTTTCGCGTTGTGATGGACGGCTCCTTCTTCCTGGATATCCGGTCGAAGCAAGACGAGTGGATCCGGGTGCACGTGAAAGCAGGTGATCTTGTCGTGCTACCTGCCGGCATCTATCACCGTGCCACCCTGGATGAGGACGATTACGTGGCCCTCTATCGCGGCTTCCAAGACGCACCCCGCTTTGTACCCGTCAAGCGGTCCGACAGCCGGGCAGACTCCAACCGGGTGCGGCTGGCATACTTGATGAGTTTGAAGA from Leishmania major strain Friedlin complete genome, chromosome 34 harbors:
- a CDS encoding putative 1,2-Dihydroxy-3-keto-5-methylthiopentene dioxygenase; the protein is MEGISEEQRQREEAEIRERDRKRQQEKEDYERRLAEAKAEEERKRREEEQLRLEEEKRKKRQEEEWKRLGSDAIQDLPPVPPPVAEEGALDMWYLDDETSQPPLSTASLKPGRKVGAPVITMKALRELGVVLFRVSMSDFSVVRQIIKEREYKHTDEVKISQTAKDDSFLERWYQEHYTEDEQFRVVMDGSFFLDIRSKQDEWIRVHVKAGDLVVLPAGIYHRATLDEDDYVALYRGFQDAPRFVPVKRSDSRADSNRVRLAYLMSLKKGDVATQNGFL